In the Pristiophorus japonicus isolate sPriJap1 chromosome 5, sPriJap1.hap1, whole genome shotgun sequence genome, one interval contains:
- the LOC139264539 gene encoding uncharacterized protein: MGIGHEGLLHKLLATEPTVILTKAITISRAHMISTCSTKQIIHTVSNPAGTVHRIAPTTDKTAERGSARGREHGPWGPGTQSPLRGANQAAPCWRCGGSHGAHQCRFAEYTCNTCHTKGHLQRMCKRNRTHHVAEEMGDYPPSSEEQAEDDEVLGLYTCTDDSPPVIREVKINGVPVSMEVDTGSGRSLMNRRTFDKLWINPAARPKLVPVTAKLRTYTRELIPVLGRAMVQVSHGDETHGLPLQAMGQHSSAGGGWGQSVGAGKTLPLHRLLLPGVLPCPGFPESSTDRAGAAASIHPQASPRPGP; the protein is encoded by the coding sequence atggggattggccacgagggtctccttcacaagctgttagccacggaacccacagtcattctgacaaaggccatcaccatcagcagggcacatatgatctcgacttgcagcaccaagcaaataatccacacagtctcgaacccggctggcactgtccacaggatagcgcccaccacggacaaaactgcagaacgtggctctgcccggggcagagagcacggaccttggggtcctggaactcagagtccgctgaggggggccaatcaagcagcaccatgctggcgttgtggaggaagccatggggctcaccagtgcagatttgcggagtacacgtgcaatacctgccacacgaaaggccaccttcagcgtatgtgtaaaagaaatcggactcaccatgtagctgaggagatgggggattatccaccatccagcgaagaacaggcagaagatgatgaggtgttgggactgtacacgtgtactgacgattcgcccccagtgataagggaagtaaaaatcaacggagtccctgtgagtatggaagtggatacGGGCTCGGGTCGATCGTTGATgaatcggagaacttttgataaactgtggattaacccagctgcacgacccaagctggtcccggtcacggcgaagctgcgtacctacaccagggaactaatacctgttcttggcagagcgatggtgcaggtatcccatggggacgagacgcacggtttaccattgcaggcgatgggccaacactcctcggccggaggtggatggggacagtccgtgggagctgggaagactttaccactccacaggctgctgctccctggggtgctgccgtgccctgggttcccagagagcagcaccgaccgagctggagctgcagcctcaatccacccacaggcaagccccaggcccggaccttaa